One part of the Mya arenaria isolate MELC-2E11 chromosome 3, ASM2691426v1 genome encodes these proteins:
- the LOC128226029 gene encoding forkhead box protein B1-like, whose translation MSLFSNDYLTTASAYQSSGYQCIQGGMYYGAASPLSEDGYCSANGSSVVTERQTSSPADSGMESDRSPGNTKTAEREDRDLAEVLADLEKKTSHVARGEADFKPNHSYIALISMAIMSTSDQKMLLSDIYQYIMDNFEFYNNEEKPWRNSIRHNLSLNECFIKAGRSDNGKGNYWMIHPACVEDFAKGDFRRRQARRRARKSTKDVNESVAARSPYDYNGGYLHMASSYNAYHPYSHQASMYYPMTSSISNSTSQNDHDNYLAANYLSDISGSNNSTTQQFYAEQTMLTSGQHMSVADNQHLAEHSAGAAVTVQALAQQQAAIASTLQFQNWLQSSITRNSQ comes from the exons AtgagtttgttttcaaatgactACCTCACGACTGCTTCCGCTTACCAATCTAGCGGCTACCAATGCATACAGGGAGGAATGTACTACGGCGCCGCCAGTCCGCTCTCTGAGGACGGCTACTGTAGCGCCAATGGCTCTTCCGTTGTGACCGAGCGGCAGACGTCTTCACCAGCGGACAGCGGCATGGAATCGGACCGGTCGCCGGGAAATACGAAAACGGCGGAACGGGAGGATCGGGATTTGGCTGAG GTTTTGGCTGACCTCGAGAAGAAAACCTCGCACGTGGCACGCGGAGAAGCAGACTTCAAACCTAACCATTCATACATTGCTCTGATCTCCATGGCAATAATGAGCACATCTGACCAGAAGATGCTGCTGAGCGACATCTACCAGTATATCATGGACAACTTCGAGTTCTATAACAACGAGGAGAAGCCATGGAGAAACAGCATTCGTCATAACCTGAGTCTCAACGAATGCTTTATAAAGGCGGGGAGATCCGATAATG GAAAGGGCAACTACTGGATGATTCACCCAGCGTGTGTAGAGGATTTCGCAAAAGGTGACTTCCGGCGGCGCCAAGCCAGACGTCGCGCCCGGAAGTCAACAAAGGACGTTAACGAAAGTGTCGCTGCTAGGTCACCGTATGATTACAACGGCGGGTACCTCCATATGGCGTCGTCATACAACGCCTACCACCCATACAGTCACCAAGCATCGATGTATTATCCTATGACATCATCAATTTCTAATTCGACGTCACAAAACGACCACGATAACTACCTCGCTGCAAACTATCTTTCTGACATTTCCGGATCTAACAATTCAACTACTCAGCAATTCTATGCGGAACAGACAATGTTAACTTCCGGTCAACACATGTCGGTAGCTGATAACCAACACCTGGCGGAACACTCAGCTGGTGCCGCTGTAACCGTACAGGCGCTCGCTCAACAACAAGCGGCCATTGCCTCCACGCTACAGTTTCAGAACTGGTTGCAGTCATCAATCACGAGAAATTCacaataa